In the Streptomyces spororaveus genome, CCGTCGCCCGCGGTCGCGGCGGGGGCGCCGGGCCCGCCGTACGCCGCGGTCCTGAGCGTGCCGGCCGCGGACGAGCCCGCGGATCCCGCGGCGGCCAAGGAGCAGATCGAGAAGAACTGGACCGCCTTCTTCGACCCGAAGACCCCGACCGACGAGAAGGCCGCGCTGCTGCAGCACGGAGACCTGCTCAAGGTGCTGCTGGACGGCTTCTCGGCCGGTGCCGAAGCGGCCAAGGCCTCCGTCGAGGTCACCGACGTCGTCTTCACCTCGCCCACCGGGGCCGAGGTGACCTACGACCTGAAGGTCGGCGACGACACGGTAGTGCCGGGCAGCAAGGGCACCGTGGTGTTCGAGGACGGGGTCTGGAAGGTCTCGCTGAAGACCCTCTGCTCGCTCGTCGAGCTCAGCGGCGCCGAGGCGCCACCGCTGGTCTGCTGAGGACCGGCCGGCCGCGGCGCGCTGGCAGACTCGGGGGATGCTCGATACCTCGGCACGACTGCTGCGCCTGCTGTCCCTGCTGCAGGCCCACCGCGAATGGACCGGGGCCGATCTCGCGGACCGCCTCGGCGTCACCGCGCGGACGGTCCGGCGCGACGTGGACCGGCTGCGGGAGCTCGGGTATCCCGTGAACGCAAGCCCCGGGACCGGGGGCGGCTACCAGCTGGGCGCGGGGGCCGAGCTGCCGCCGCTGCTGCTGGACGACGACGAGGCCGTGGCCGTCGCCGTGGGCCTGCGGACCGCCGCCGGGAACGGGATCGAGGGCATCGGGGAGGCCTCCGTACGGGCCCTCGCGAAGCTGGAGCAGGTGCTGCCGTCGCGGCTGCGCCGCAGGGTGTCCGCGCTCAACGAGTTCACCGTGCCGATGCTGCGCGGTGCCCAGCGCTCGACGGTGGACCCCTCGGTGCTGACCGAGCTGGCCTCGGTCTGCCGGGACGCCGAGCGGCTGCGCTTCGGGTACCGCGACCACGAGGGCAACGTCAGCCGCCGCACCGTCGAGCCGCACCGGCTGGTGTGCACTGAGCGGCGCTGGTACCTGGTCGCCTGGGACCTGGACCGGGAGGCGTGGCGGACCTTCCGCGCCGACCGGATCGAGCCCAGACCTCCGCACGGACCGCGGTTCACCCCGCGCCCGGCGCCCGCCGAGGACCTCGCCGCCTATGTCTCCCAGGGCGTGTCGCAGCGGGTGTACGCGGCCCGCGCGGTGGTGCGGCTCATGGTCTCGGCGCAGGACGCGGCACGGATCGTCGGGCCGAGCGACGGGACCCTGGAACCGCTCGACGGGCAGAGCTGCCTGCTGCGCACCGGGGCGGTCAGCCTGGACGTTCTGGTGATTCACATCATGCTGCTCGGCTGTGAGTTCGAAGTGGTCGAGCCGCCTGAGCTGACGGATCGGATCAGGGCCGCGCGGGATCTCCTGGGGAGGGCCGTGGAGGCCGGAGAAGTGAAGGAAATGTAGGGGAGATGAGGGGGATTCAACTGGTCTGGTCCAAGGGGGTCATGGCAATCCCGGACAGGAATTCGGTCGCCTTCGGCACGAATTCCAAACCGTCTGAACCCCGGGCGTGTCGCGGATCGGTAAACAATTTGCGGCTGTTGATATTCTGTGACACAAGCGTGACCCGGGACGGACGAACGTCCGGGCGCGGCGCTGACGAACGGCGAAGGCGGGCCGGGTCCGAGGACCCGGCCCGCCTTCGTGTGCCGCTTCGCGCGCCGTGCGGGGTGGTGGTGCGTACCGCCCCCGCGGTGGGACGTCAGCCGCCGGCGACCGGACGGGCCGCGGCCCCCCGGGCGGCGGCCCGTTCGGTGTGCGCCGGGCGGCGGCTGCCGGCCGGGGTGACCGGGGTCCGCTCGGAGCGGATCACGTGCGGCCGGCCGGCCGGGTGCACGGCGGGCCGGGCGGTGGGGGAGTGCACGGTGACGGTGGTCGTGCCGCTCGGGGTCGCCGCGGCGGCCACGGTGGCCGTGACGGGCTGCGGGACCTGCCCCTCGGAGGCGCCGGCGCCGGGGGCGGCGTCGGCGGCGGGGCGCAACTGCCACTTGCCGCCGGCCGAGAGCAGCGGGGTGAGCGCGGAGACGACCGGCGCGGGCATCCGTCCGGTCTCGGCGCGACGGCGCAGCCGCTCGCGCACGTCGAAGACGTAGGCCTCGGTCCGGGCGATCAGCGGCTCGAACCAGGGGAGGGCCAGCAGGATCAGCAGGCCCGCGGACCAGCCGAGCAGGACGTCGCTGACCCAGTGGGTGCCCAGGTACACGGTGGTGGCGCCGACGCTCAGGGAGACGACCGCGGACACCACGGACAGCACCCGCCGGGTGACCACGGTGGAGGCCAGGTAGGCCAGGATCCCCCAGGTCACGACGGCGTTGGCGGTGTGGCCGGAAGGGAATATATCGCCACCGGCGAAGAGTTCGGCGGATCCGATCTCCGTGGCGTAGTGCGGACCGAGCCGGCCGAGGCCGAGCTTGACGGACCCGACGGTGACGTTGAGCAGCAGCAGCGCCACGCCGAGGGTGATCAGCGGCCGGAGGGTGTGCTGGCGCCAGCAGCGCCAGCCGAGCCAGGCCGCGACCATGACGGCGGTGGGACCGCGCTGGCCCAGCACGACGAGGTAGTCGAGGAAGGCGTGCACCTGCGGCCACTGCTCGTAGGGCCGGAAGAACATGATCTGCCAGTCCAGGCGGACCAGCCAGGAAGTGGTCAGTACGGCAACCACGATCGCGAGATAGAAGGCGAGGGTCGATCCCAGGAGTACGACGCGGTGCCGGCTCATCTGCGGGGTTTGCAGATGAGCCGGTCGCTCTGGTTCCCGGTCCAGCCGGGCGAACACCCGCTCCAGACGGGTCAGGATTTGGTCGGTACGCACTCAATCGACGTTACCGCCCGCCGATGGTCGGCCCGGGCGAATCGCGGGCTTTGTGATGACCATGTGATGTGGAGTTGGTCTCATGCGGGACTTAATTCCCGTTATTTCGACAGCGGTTGGCCGCCGCTTGATCCACCGCCCCGGCAATTGTTTCGGGTAACTTATCCGGACTTTATTGCCGTGCGGGCCATTTCTTTTGCTGAAAGATTGACCGGAATGATCCATTCCGTGACGTGGGCGCTCTACGGAGGACCCGAGCCGTTCAGCCAGAACGCCCCGTAGACCGCCGAGAGCAGGGCCAGCGCACCCACCGCCGACGCCGCCCGCCCGGTCCGCCACCGCGCCAGCGCCACCGCCGGCGGCAGCATCAGCGGGAAGGCGGGGAGCAGCAGCCGGGGCTTGGACCCGAAGTACCCGGACGCGCACAGCGCCAGCGCCACGACGATCCCGCAGTACACGAGGAGCGGTACCGGCTGCCGCTGCCGGACGCACTTCCCGTACAGCCACAGCACCAGTACGACGCCCGCGATCAGCCCCACCCCGGCGGGGAACGCGGACGAGG is a window encoding:
- a CDS encoding helix-turn-helix transcriptional regulator, whose translation is MLDTSARLLRLLSLLQAHREWTGADLADRLGVTARTVRRDVDRLRELGYPVNASPGTGGGYQLGAGAELPPLLLDDDEAVAVAVGLRTAAGNGIEGIGEASVRALAKLEQVLPSRLRRRVSALNEFTVPMLRGAQRSTVDPSVLTELASVCRDAERLRFGYRDHEGNVSRRTVEPHRLVCTERRWYLVAWDLDREAWRTFRADRIEPRPPHGPRFTPRPAPAEDLAAYVSQGVSQRVYAARAVVRLMVSAQDAARIVGPSDGTLEPLDGQSCLLRTGAVSLDVLVIHIMLLGCEFEVVEPPELTDRIRAARDLLGRAVEAGEVKEM
- a CDS encoding phosphatase PAP2 family protein, whose product is MRTDQILTRLERVFARLDREPERPAHLQTPQMSRHRVVLLGSTLAFYLAIVVAVLTTSWLVRLDWQIMFFRPYEQWPQVHAFLDYLVVLGQRGPTAVMVAAWLGWRCWRQHTLRPLITLGVALLLLNVTVGSVKLGLGRLGPHYATEIGSAELFAGGDIFPSGHTANAVVTWGILAYLASTVVTRRVLSVVSAVVSLSVGATTVYLGTHWVSDVLLGWSAGLLILLALPWFEPLIARTEAYVFDVRERLRRRAETGRMPAPVVSALTPLLSAGGKWQLRPAADAAPGAGASEGQVPQPVTATVAAAATPSGTTTVTVHSPTARPAVHPAGRPHVIRSERTPVTPAGSRRPAHTERAAARGAAARPVAGG